CGCGTCGATGCCGCCAATGGCAACGAGGGGTACGCCGTGCGAGCGCGCGGCGCGGGACGCGCGCTCGAGCCCGCCGAGGCCGACCACGTCGTCCGGCTGCGCCTTCGAGCGCGTGGCGAACACCGGCCCGAAGGCGACGTAGTCCGGCGTCGCCTCGAGCGCCGCGGCGAGCTCGTCCGCCGTGTGTGTCGAGACACCCACGCGCAACGTCGGCGCGAACGCCCGCACCTCGGCAACGGGAAGATCTTCTTGCCCCACGTGCACGCCGTCCGTCCCGGCCAGCACGGCGAGATCGGGTCGGTCGTTCGCGAACAGCGGCACACCCTGCGCGCGACACAGCGGCACGAGGGCGCGCAGCAGCGCGAGGGTCTCGCGCGCTCCGGCCTGTTTGGCGCGCAG
This window of the Polyangiaceae bacterium genome carries:
- the thiE gene encoding thiamine phosphate synthase, with protein sequence MRGLYAIVDQDTLGTELIPFAEAVLRARPAALQLRAKQAGARETLALLRALVPLCRAQGVPLFANDRPDLAVLAGTDGVHVGQEDLPVAEVRAFAPTLRVGVSTHTADELAAALEATPDYVAFGPVFATRSKAQPDDVVGLGGLERASRAARSHGVPLVAIGGIDAPRAASIAPLADAAAVIAALGRDPAQAEATARALHLALGGAP